The following are encoded in a window of Sinomonas cyclohexanicum genomic DNA:
- the allB gene encoding allantoinase AllB produces MTTEYDLVIRGQRVLTTAGIVAREVGIVDGRIVALEPLGNALVGKETIELADDETLIPGLVDSHVHVNEPGRTEWEGFASATKAAAAGGVTTIIDMPLNSIPPTVNVDALDVKRDSARTQAFVDVGFWGGAIPGNTGDLRALHDEGVFGFKCFLLHSGVDEFPPLDPDELEKDMAELASFDGLMIVHAEDSRAIDRAPSPEGDEYEGFLHSRPRGAENIAIAEVIERARWTGARAHILHLSSSDALAMIATAKRDGVKLTVETCPHYLTLLAEEIPNGATSYKCCPPIREASNRELLWKGLEDGVIDCIVSDHSPSTIDLKDLENGDFAVAWGGISSLQLGLSIIWTEARQRGIPLEKVVEWMGRKPAELARLQRKGTLAPGFDADLAIFAADEAFIVDADRLYHKNHITPYQGKPLSGVVRRTFVRGTEVDFNEPKGQLIRRGTA; encoded by the coding sequence GTGACTACCGAATACGACCTGGTGATCCGAGGCCAGAGGGTCCTCACGACTGCGGGCATCGTGGCCCGCGAAGTGGGCATCGTGGATGGGCGCATCGTCGCGCTCGAGCCGCTCGGCAACGCCCTCGTGGGCAAGGAGACGATCGAGCTGGCCGATGACGAGACGCTCATCCCCGGCCTCGTCGACTCCCACGTGCACGTCAACGAGCCCGGCCGCACCGAGTGGGAGGGCTTCGCGTCCGCCACGAAGGCCGCGGCGGCCGGCGGCGTCACGACCATCATCGACATGCCGCTCAACTCGATCCCGCCGACCGTGAACGTCGACGCGCTCGACGTCAAGCGCGACTCCGCCCGCACCCAGGCGTTCGTGGACGTCGGCTTCTGGGGCGGCGCGATCCCGGGCAACACCGGCGACCTGCGGGCGCTCCACGACGAGGGCGTCTTCGGCTTCAAGTGCTTCCTGCTGCACTCGGGCGTCGACGAGTTCCCGCCGCTCGACCCTGACGAGCTCGAGAAGGACATGGCGGAGCTGGCCAGCTTCGACGGCCTCATGATCGTCCACGCCGAAGACTCCCGCGCGATCGACCGGGCGCCGAGCCCCGAGGGCGACGAGTACGAGGGCTTCCTGCACTCCCGCCCCCGCGGCGCCGAGAACATCGCGATCGCCGAGGTCATCGAGCGGGCCCGCTGGACCGGTGCCCGGGCGCACATCCTGCACCTGTCGTCCTCGGACGCCCTCGCGATGATCGCGACGGCGAAGCGGGACGGCGTCAAGCTCACCGTCGAGACGTGTCCGCACTACCTCACGCTCCTGGCCGAGGAGATCCCGAACGGGGCCACGTCGTACAAGTGCTGCCCGCCGATCCGCGAGGCCTCGAACCGGGAGCTGCTCTGGAAGGGCCTCGAGGACGGGGTCATCGACTGCATCGTCTCGGACCACTCCCCCAGCACGATTGACCTCAAGGACCTTGAGAACGGCGACTTCGCGGTCGCGTGGGGCGGCATCTCGTCGCTGCAGCTGGGCCTGTCGATCATCTGGACCGAGGCGCGCCAGCGCGGGATCCCGCTCGAGAAGGTCGTCGAGTGGATGGGACGCAAGCCGGCCGAGCTCGCCCGCCTGCAGCGCAAGGGCACCCTCGCGCCGGGCTTCGACGCGGACCTGGCGATCTTCGCCGCCGACGAGGCGTTTATCGTGGACGCGGACAGGCTCTACCACAAGAACCACATCACGCCGTATCAGGGCAAGCCGCTCTCGGGCGTGGTGCGCAGGACCTTCGTGCGCGGCACCGAGGTGGACTTCAACGAGCCGAAGGGCCAGCTGATCCGCCGCGGCACTGCGTGA
- the gcl gene encoding glyoxylate carboligase, with translation MAKMRTVDAIVAILEKEGATETFGLPGAAINPLYSAMKAHGGIRHTLARHVEGASHMADGYSRAKAGNIGVCLGTSGPAGTDMITGLYAAQADSIPMLCFTGQAPVAKLHKEDFQAVDIESIAKPLTKMAMTVLEPGQVPGAVQKAFQLMRTGRPGPVLLDLPFDVQMALEFDIDAYEPLPVEKPRATRKQAEKALDMLTAAERPLIVAGGGIINADAAPQLVELAEILSVPVVPTLMGWGIMPDDHRLMAGMVGLQTAHKYGNATFLESDFVIGIGNRWANRHTGSVDKYTAGRTFVHVDVEPTQIGRVFSPDFGIVSDAGAFLEAILEVARERKAAGTLPDYTAWAASAQDKRGRMQRKTHYDKVPMKPFRVYEEMNKAFGPETTYVTTIGLSQIAGAQLLHVFGPRKWINAGQAGPLGWTGPAALGVVRGKPGEPVVALSGDYDFQFMIEELAVGAQHQLPYIHVVVNNSYLGLIRQSQRGFEMDFEVSLAFENINATSETGTAAGYGVDHVKVAEGLGCKAIRVEHPDDLAPAFEKARALMAEYRVPVVVECILERVTNIAMGTELDNVTEFEELAERHEDAPTAIVALLD, from the coding sequence ATGGCAAAGATGCGCACTGTCGACGCGATCGTGGCCATCCTCGAGAAGGAGGGGGCCACCGAGACGTTCGGCCTCCCGGGCGCCGCGATCAACCCCCTGTACTCGGCCATGAAGGCCCACGGCGGCATCCGCCACACGCTCGCCCGTCACGTGGAGGGCGCCTCGCACATGGCGGACGGCTACTCCCGCGCCAAGGCGGGCAACATCGGCGTGTGCCTGGGCACGTCCGGCCCCGCGGGCACGGACATGATCACGGGCCTCTACGCCGCGCAGGCGGATTCCATCCCGATGCTGTGCTTCACGGGCCAGGCGCCCGTGGCGAAGCTGCACAAGGAGGACTTCCAGGCCGTGGACATCGAGTCCATCGCCAAGCCGCTGACCAAGATGGCCATGACCGTCCTCGAGCCCGGCCAGGTGCCCGGCGCCGTGCAGAAGGCGTTCCAGCTCATGCGCACCGGCCGCCCGGGCCCCGTGCTCCTGGACCTGCCGTTCGATGTGCAGATGGCCCTCGAGTTCGACATCGACGCGTACGAGCCGCTCCCCGTCGAGAAGCCGCGCGCCACGCGCAAGCAGGCCGAGAAGGCCCTCGACATGCTCACCGCGGCGGAGAGGCCCCTCATCGTGGCCGGCGGAGGCATCATCAACGCCGACGCAGCCCCGCAGCTCGTCGAGCTGGCCGAGATCCTCAGCGTGCCCGTGGTTCCGACCCTCATGGGCTGGGGCATCATGCCGGACGACCACCGCCTCATGGCCGGCATGGTGGGCCTGCAGACCGCCCACAAGTACGGCAACGCGACGTTCCTCGAGTCCGACTTCGTGATCGGCATCGGCAACCGCTGGGCCAACCGCCACACCGGCTCGGTGGACAAGTACACCGCGGGCCGGACGTTCGTGCACGTGGACGTGGAGCCGACCCAGATCGGCCGCGTGTTCTCCCCCGATTTCGGCATCGTCTCGGACGCGGGCGCCTTCCTGGAGGCGATCCTCGAGGTGGCCCGCGAGCGCAAGGCCGCCGGGACCCTCCCCGACTACACGGCGTGGGCAGCCTCGGCGCAGGACAAGCGCGGCCGCATGCAGCGCAAGACGCACTACGACAAGGTGCCCATGAAGCCGTTCCGCGTCTACGAGGAGATGAACAAGGCGTTCGGACCCGAGACCACGTACGTGACCACCATCGGCCTGTCCCAGATCGCCGGCGCCCAGCTGCTGCACGTGTTCGGGCCGCGGAAGTGGATCAACGCGGGCCAGGCCGGCCCGCTGGGCTGGACCGGGCCGGCCGCCCTCGGGGTGGTGCGCGGCAAGCCCGGCGAGCCGGTGGTGGCACTCTCGGGCGACTACGACTTCCAGTTCATGATCGAGGAGCTCGCGGTGGGCGCGCAGCACCAGCTGCCGTACATCCACGTGGTGGTGAACAACTCCTACCTGGGGCTCATCCGCCAGTCGCAGCGGGGCTTCGAGATGGACTTCGAGGTCTCCCTCGCGTTCGAGAACATCAACGCGACCTCCGAGACGGGCACGGCCGCCGGCTACGGCGTGGACCACGTCAAGGTGGCCGAGGGCCTCGGCTGCAAGGCCATCCGCGTGGAGCACCCGGACGACCTCGCTCCGGCCTTCGAGAAGGCGCGCGCCCTCATGGCGGAGTACAGGGTCCCCGTGGTGGTGGAGTGCATCCTCGAGCGCGTGACCAACATCGCGATGGGCACGGAGCTGGACAACGTGACGGAGTTCGAGGAGCTCGCCGAGCGCCACGAGGACGCGCCGACCGCCATCGTGGCGCTGCTGGACTAG
- the uraH gene encoding hydroxyisourate hydrolase encodes MSVSHVTTHILDTAAGKPAAGVAVELYARDGDAWSRIGTGITDADGRVKDLGPERLESGSYRLQFATGPYFASIGQDTFFPEVSLTFTVNAAEAHYHVPLLLSPFAFSTYRGS; translated from the coding sequence ATGAGCGTCTCACATGTGACCACCCACATTCTGGATACCGCCGCCGGGAAGCCGGCTGCAGGTGTCGCCGTCGAACTCTACGCCCGCGACGGCGACGCATGGTCCCGGATTGGCACGGGCATCACCGATGCGGACGGGCGGGTGAAAGACCTCGGCCCCGAGCGGCTGGAAAGCGGCAGCTACCGCCTCCAGTTCGCCACGGGACCGTACTTCGCCAGCATCGGACAGGACACCTTCTTCCCAGAGGTTTCGCTGACCTTCACGGTCAACGCGGCCGAGGCGCACTACCACGTGCCGCTTCTGCTGAGTCCTTTCGCCTTTTCTACTTATCGAGGGAGCTAA
- the pucL gene encoding factor-independent urate hydroxylase, protein MAQNNSNENNKIVLGKNQYGKAEVRVVKITRDTDRHEIEDLSVTSQLRGDFDAAHFEGDNAHVVPTDTQKNTVFGFARDGVGSPEQFLIRLANHFTSEFAWVTGGRWEAEQYAWERIQTSTAPGEGKAAGHDHSFVRKGQEVRNAVVVKDGDAIQVISGLNDLTVLKSTQSGFVGYPKDRFTTLEETTDRILATDVSARWRYSPEAIANGGVDFNKSYDDVKALLLEGFTEGYSYALQQTLFQMAQKVLDAHPEIEELRFSTPNKHHFLVDLTPFGLDNPNEVFYAADRPYGLIEANFQRESISGDNNAWDGITGFC, encoded by the coding sequence ATGGCGCAGAACAACAGCAACGAGAACAACAAGATCGTCCTGGGCAAGAACCAGTACGGCAAGGCCGAGGTCCGCGTCGTCAAGATCACCCGCGACACGGACCGCCACGAGATCGAGGACCTGAGCGTCACGTCGCAGCTCCGCGGCGACTTCGACGCGGCCCACTTCGAGGGCGACAACGCCCATGTGGTCCCGACGGACACCCAGAAGAACACCGTCTTCGGGTTCGCCCGCGACGGCGTCGGCTCGCCCGAGCAGTTCCTCATCCGGCTCGCGAACCACTTCACCTCCGAGTTCGCGTGGGTCACGGGTGGCCGCTGGGAGGCCGAGCAGTACGCGTGGGAGCGGATCCAGACCAGCACCGCCCCGGGGGAGGGCAAGGCCGCGGGCCACGACCACTCCTTCGTCCGCAAGGGACAGGAGGTCCGCAACGCGGTGGTCGTGAAGGACGGCGACGCCATTCAGGTCATCTCGGGCCTCAACGACCTCACGGTCCTCAAGTCGACCCAGTCGGGCTTCGTGGGCTACCCGAAGGACCGCTTCACGACGCTCGAGGAGACCACGGACCGCATCCTCGCGACGGACGTCTCGGCCCGCTGGCGCTACAGCCCCGAGGCGATCGCGAACGGCGGCGTCGACTTCAACAAGTCGTACGACGACGTCAAGGCGCTCCTCCTCGAGGGCTTCACCGAGGGCTATTCGTACGCGCTCCAGCAGACCCTGTTCCAGATGGCGCAGAAGGTCCTGGACGCCCACCCGGAGATCGAGGAGCTGCGCTTCTCCACGCCGAACAAGCACCACTTCCTCGTGGACCTGACGCCGTTCGGCCTCGACAACCCGAACGAGGTCTTCTACGCGGCCGACCGCCCGTACGGCCTCATCGAGGCGAACTTCCAGCGCGAGTCCATCTCGGGCGACAACAACGCGTGGGACGGCATCACCGGCTTCTGCTGA
- a CDS encoding cytochrome P450 produces MTEKPQETAHSAAPVFDWDPRSEEVQADQIAAYDAMRARCPVALGAQGNWAVFGHADNRAILDDPRTFSNAVSTHLTVPNGMDPPEHGPYRAIVDKYYTPWRMHAFEPTCRRIAHRLVAALPRDAEVEIMGALAEPFANEVQCAFMGWPDTLHGPLREWTKKNHAATLSLDRAAMSAIALEFDGYIREQLELRRKAGAAAPEDATTELLGEEVHGRTLSDEEIVSIVRNWTVGELGTIAASVGIIARFLATHPDVQADLRSRRHDGALLARASDEILRLDAPLIANRRRTTREVTIGGRTVPSGERVVVLWASANRDGSVFEQPDEFRLDRNPADNLLYGEGIHACPGAPLARLELSVLMQELLGGTAAIEPAGEAPQRARYPSGGWSTVGVRLA; encoded by the coding sequence ATGACTGAGAAGCCTCAGGAGACGGCCCACAGCGCGGCGCCCGTCTTCGACTGGGACCCCCGCTCGGAGGAGGTCCAGGCCGACCAGATTGCCGCCTACGACGCGATGCGCGCGCGGTGCCCTGTGGCGCTCGGGGCCCAGGGCAACTGGGCCGTGTTCGGGCACGCGGACAACCGCGCGATCCTCGACGACCCCCGCACGTTCTCCAACGCCGTCTCAACGCACCTGACCGTCCCCAACGGCATGGATCCGCCCGAGCACGGGCCCTACCGCGCAATCGTCGACAAGTACTACACCCCCTGGCGCATGCACGCCTTCGAGCCCACGTGCCGTCGGATCGCGCACCGCCTCGTCGCGGCGCTCCCCCGGGACGCCGAGGTCGAGATCATGGGCGCCCTCGCCGAGCCGTTCGCGAATGAGGTCCAGTGCGCCTTCATGGGCTGGCCGGACACGCTCCACGGCCCGCTGCGCGAATGGACCAAGAAGAACCACGCCGCAACCCTGAGCCTCGACCGGGCCGCGATGTCCGCCATCGCCCTCGAGTTCGACGGCTACATCCGCGAGCAGCTCGAGCTGCGGCGGAAGGCCGGGGCCGCGGCACCCGAGGACGCGACCACCGAGCTGCTCGGCGAGGAGGTCCACGGCCGCACCCTCTCCGACGAGGAGATCGTCTCGATCGTGCGCAACTGGACGGTCGGCGAACTCGGCACGATCGCCGCGAGCGTCGGGATCATCGCGCGGTTCCTCGCCACCCACCCGGACGTGCAGGCTGATCTGCGGTCCCGGAGGCACGACGGCGCCCTGCTCGCCAGAGCGAGCGACGAGATCCTCCGCCTCGACGCGCCACTGATCGCCAACCGTCGCAGGACCACCCGCGAGGTCACGATCGGGGGCAGGACCGTCCCCTCCGGGGAGCGCGTCGTGGTGCTCTGGGCCTCCGCGAATCGGGACGGGAGCGTGTTCGAACAGCCCGACGAGTTCAGGCTCGACCGCAATCCGGCCGACAACCTGCTCTACGGGGAGGGGATCCACGCGTGCCCGGGCGCCCCGCTCGCCCGGCTCGAGCTGAGCGTGCTCATGCAGGAGCTGCTGGGTGGTACGGCGGCGATCGAGCCGGCGGGCGAGGCGCCGCAGCGGGCGCGCTACCCGTCGGGCGGGTGGAGCACGGTGGGCGTGCGCCTCGCCTGA
- the bcp gene encoding thioredoxin-dependent thiol peroxidase produces the protein MTALTKLSAGQQAPTFSLPDASGKAVSLDDFRGRRVVVYFYPKAATPGCTTEACDFRDSLDALNAAGVSVIGISPDPVEDIKAFADDFSLTFPLLADDGAAVAKAWGAWGEKIVQGEVREGILRSTAVVSPSGEIESIDYGVQADGHVAALRTKLGL, from the coding sequence ATGACAGCACTGACGAAGCTCTCCGCTGGGCAGCAGGCCCCCACGTTCTCGCTCCCGGACGCGTCCGGGAAGGCCGTCTCGCTCGACGACTTCCGCGGCCGCCGGGTGGTCGTGTACTTCTACCCCAAGGCGGCTACACCGGGCTGCACCACCGAGGCCTGCGACTTCCGGGACAGCCTCGACGCACTGAATGCAGCCGGCGTGAGCGTCATCGGGATCTCGCCGGATCCGGTCGAGGACATCAAGGCCTTCGCCGATGACTTCTCCCTCACCTTCCCGCTCCTCGCGGACGACGGCGCGGCCGTCGCCAAGGCCTGGGGAGCGTGGGGCGAGAAGATCGTGCAGGGCGAGGTGCGCGAGGGCATCCTCCGCTCCACCGCCGTCGTGTCCCCCTCGGGCGAGATCGAGTCGATCGACTACGGCGTCCAGGCCGACGGACACGTCGCCGCGCTCAGGACCAAGCTCGGCCTCTGA
- the purM gene encoding phosphoribosylformylglycinamidine cyclo-ligase → MSATPAQPQPAGTSAGSTSPAPTDTVITYAGAGVDVEAGDRAVELMKDAVKATHNASVLGGVGGFAGLFDVSRLLTYRRPLLATSTDGVGTKVAIAQAMDVHDTIGFDLVGMVVDDIVVVGAEPLYMTDYIACGRVVPERIADIVRGIAAACSVAGTALVGGETAEHPGLLGENEYDVAGAATGVVEADALLGPDRVREGDVVIGMASSGIHSNGYSLVRRVINHAGWALDRQVSELGRTLGEELLEPTRVYAADCLDLVRALNGAGGAGAGSEPGAGLPLRGFSHVTGGGLAANLARVLPKGLLATVDRSTWELPAIFKVIAQLGNVPQADLERTLNLGVGMVAIVAPEAADAALARLAERGLPSWVMGRVGADDLAGSAARAAAAGPDYVQGAKGVDGGAVRLVNSYA, encoded by the coding sequence ATGAGCGCCACGCCCGCACAGCCCCAGCCCGCCGGCACGTCCGCTGGGAGCACTTCCCCGGCGCCCACCGACACTGTGATTACCTACGCCGGCGCTGGAGTCGACGTCGAGGCCGGGGACCGCGCCGTCGAGCTCATGAAGGACGCCGTCAAGGCGACGCACAACGCCTCGGTGCTGGGCGGCGTCGGCGGCTTCGCGGGCCTGTTCGACGTCTCCCGGCTCCTGACCTACAGGCGGCCGCTGCTTGCGACGTCCACGGATGGCGTGGGCACGAAGGTCGCGATCGCGCAGGCCATGGACGTGCACGACACGATCGGGTTCGACCTCGTGGGCATGGTCGTGGACGACATCGTGGTGGTCGGCGCCGAGCCGCTGTACATGACCGACTACATTGCGTGCGGCAGGGTCGTGCCCGAGCGGATCGCGGACATCGTGCGCGGCATCGCCGCGGCCTGTTCCGTGGCGGGCACGGCGCTCGTGGGCGGCGAGACGGCCGAGCACCCGGGCCTCCTCGGCGAGAACGAGTACGACGTCGCGGGCGCGGCCACCGGTGTGGTCGAGGCCGATGCGCTGCTCGGCCCCGATCGGGTGCGTGAGGGCGACGTCGTGATCGGCATGGCGTCCTCGGGGATCCACTCGAACGGGTACTCGCTCGTGCGCCGGGTCATCAACCACGCCGGCTGGGCCCTCGACCGCCAGGTATCCGAGCTGGGCCGCACGCTCGGCGAAGAGCTCCTCGAGCCCACGCGCGTGTACGCCGCCGACTGCCTCGACCTGGTGCGGGCGCTCAACGGCGCCGGCGGCGCCGGTGCCGGCAGCGAGCCCGGCGCGGGCCTCCCGCTGCGCGGGTTCTCGCACGTCACGGGCGGCGGCCTCGCGGCGAACCTCGCGCGGGTGCTGCCCAAGGGCCTCCTTGCGACCGTAGACCGCTCGACGTGGGAGCTCCCGGCGATCTTCAAGGTCATCGCCCAGCTCGGCAACGTGCCGCAGGCCGACCTCGAGCGCACGCTGAACCTCGGCGTGGGCATGGTCGCGATCGTGGCGCCCGAGGCCGCCGACGCCGCCCTCGCCCGCCTCGCCGAGCGCGGGCTGCCCTCGTGGGTCATGGGCCGGGTGGGCGCGGACGACCTCGCAGGTTCTGCTGCTCGTGCAGCGGCTGCAGGTCCCGACTACGTGCAGGGCGCCAAGGGCGTGGACGGCGGAGCGGTCCGCCTCGTCAACAGCTACGCCTGA
- the uraD gene encoding 2-oxo-4-hydroxy-4-carboxy-5-ureidoimidazoline decarboxylase has translation MLLEQFNAAPAEKARELLKPCLDVDRWVEEITAARPFASVEALLDAAHGAADPFTPAELEGALSHHPRIGEKAAGTSTEAGMSRSEQAGVDHEDHATAAALAAGNRAYEEKFGRVFLIRAAGRSAEDMLRALRERLGHTPEQEEPIVAGQLREIALLRLEGLLGQSLAPSPQGQSTASRGA, from the coding sequence ATGCTGCTTGAACAGTTCAACGCCGCCCCCGCCGAGAAGGCACGAGAGCTCCTGAAGCCGTGCCTCGACGTCGACCGCTGGGTCGAGGAGATCACTGCAGCCCGCCCGTTCGCGAGCGTGGAGGCCCTCCTGGATGCAGCGCACGGCGCGGCCGATCCCTTCACCCCCGCGGAGCTTGAGGGCGCGCTGTCCCACCACCCACGCATCGGCGAGAAGGCGGCCGGTACGAGCACCGAGGCCGGGATGTCCAGGAGCGAGCAGGCGGGTGTGGACCACGAGGACCACGCGACCGCGGCGGCCCTGGCAGCCGGCAACCGGGCCTACGAGGAGAAGTTCGGCCGGGTCTTCCTGATCCGGGCGGCGGGCCGCAGCGCCGAGGACATGCTCCGGGCCCTCCGGGAACGCCTGGGCCACACGCCCGAGCAGGAGGAGCCGATCGTGGCCGGGCAGCTGCGGGAGATCGCCCTGCTCCGCCTCGAGGGCCTGCTCGGGCAGAGCCTCGCGCCGAGCCCGCAGGGCCAGAGCACCGCTTCGAGAGGAGCCTGA
- a CDS encoding glycerate kinase — protein MKIVLAPDKFKGSLTAAEVAEALAAGIREVLPEAELVQVPVADGGEGTVSAALGAGFSPRRAAVAGPTGQRLTAEFAVSADADGNRTAVIEMAAASGLDVLPGGTLDARGATSLGTGQLIRAALDAGCREIVLGVGGSACTDGGAGMLAGLGARFTDDAGRDLPLGGAALARIASADLSGLDTRLDHASGSFQLTLAADVDNPLLGVRGAAAVFGPQKGASPSDVTELDAALARFAAVLGAEMGPWAAAAKDLPGAGAAGGVGYAALALGARRRRGIDVVVEFTRLREKLAGAELVVTGEGSLDAQSLSGKAPVGVAAEAAALGIPAVAVCGRSQLDPASRAAAGFRSVHALTDLEPDVDTCIREAASLLRQVGRDLAATIVDSNSRKESVR, from the coding sequence ATGAAGATCGTCCTCGCCCCCGACAAGTTCAAGGGCTCGCTCACCGCCGCCGAGGTGGCCGAGGCGCTCGCCGCGGGCATCCGCGAGGTGCTCCCCGAGGCAGAGCTCGTCCAGGTCCCCGTGGCCGACGGCGGCGAGGGCACCGTGAGCGCGGCCCTCGGCGCGGGGTTCTCCCCGCGCCGGGCGGCCGTGGCCGGTCCCACGGGCCAGAGGCTCACCGCCGAGTTCGCGGTCTCGGCCGACGCGGACGGCAACCGGACCGCGGTCATCGAGATGGCGGCCGCCTCGGGCCTCGACGTGCTCCCCGGCGGCACCCTCGACGCCCGCGGGGCCACGAGCCTCGGCACGGGCCAGCTCATCCGCGCGGCACTCGACGCGGGCTGCCGTGAGATCGTCCTCGGCGTGGGCGGCAGCGCCTGCACCGACGGCGGTGCGGGGATGCTCGCGGGCCTGGGTGCGCGGTTCACGGACGACGCCGGCCGCGACCTCCCGCTCGGCGGCGCGGCCCTCGCGCGGATCGCCTCGGCGGACCTGTCCGGCCTCGACACCCGCCTCGACCACGCAAGCGGCTCCTTCCAGCTGACGCTGGCCGCCGACGTCGACAATCCCCTCCTCGGGGTACGCGGAGCGGCAGCCGTGTTCGGCCCGCAGAAGGGGGCATCGCCGTCGGACGTCACGGAGCTCGACGCCGCCCTGGCGCGGTTCGCCGCCGTCCTCGGCGCGGAGATGGGCCCCTGGGCCGCGGCAGCGAAGGACCTTCCCGGGGCGGGCGCGGCGGGCGGCGTCGGCTATGCGGCGCTCGCCCTCGGCGCGAGGCGCAGGCGCGGGATCGACGTCGTCGTCGAGTTCACGCGCCTGCGCGAGAAGCTCGCCGGGGCCGAACTCGTGGTGACGGGCGAGGGCAGCCTCGACGCGCAGTCCCTGTCGGGGAAGGCTCCCGTGGGCGTCGCGGCGGAGGCCGCGGCGCTCGGGATCCCCGCAGTCGCGGTGTGCGGGCGCAGCCAGCTGGACCCCGCGTCACGCGCCGCGGCGGGGTTCCGGTCCGTCCACGCCCTCACGGATCTCGAGCCGGACGTGGACACGTGCATCCGGGAGGCCGCGAGCCTCCTGCGGCAGGTCGGGAGAGATCTGGCCGCGACAATCGTTGACAGCAACAGCAGGAAGGAGTCCGTGCGGTGA
- the purF gene encoding amidophosphoribosyltransferase — protein MVRGDGLLSLDIDPLDKGPKDACGVFGVWAPGEEVAKLTYYGLYALQHRGQESAGIATSDGERISVYKDMGLVSQVFDESTLNSLTGHLAVGHCRYSTTGASHWANAQPTLGATASGTVALAHNGNLTNTAELRDMIEELTGGELTGEMKQGNTSDTALVTALLAGQKGQTLEETAMELLPKIRGGFCFVFMDENTIYAARDTFGIRPLCLGRLERGWVVASEQSALATVGASFIREIEPGEFIAIDENGVRSQRFGKPTPAGCVFEYVYLARPDASIAGRSVYESRVEMGRQLARENTHDADIVIPVPESGTPAAVGYAEESGIPFAHGFVKNAYVGRTFIQPSQTLRQLGIRLKLNALESVIRGKRVVVVDDSIVRGNTQRAIVRMLREAGAAEVHVKISSPPVKWPCFYGIDFASRAELIANGATIEEISQAIGADSLGYISENGMIAATQQPRERLCTACFTGTYPIELPSADKLGKNLLERRNGTEGGAHDGAGLPDAVGSPDGDAPLEPVTDAEDGGHPGSTGCDPGPDSEFEPLLTEADKTPDAVRKETV, from the coding sequence GTGGTACGCGGTGACGGACTCCTCTCCCTTGATATAGATCCCCTTGACAAAGGCCCCAAGGACGCCTGTGGCGTCTTCGGTGTGTGGGCACCCGGCGAGGAGGTCGCCAAGCTCACGTATTACGGCCTGTACGCCCTCCAGCACCGCGGGCAGGAGTCCGCGGGCATCGCCACGAGCGACGGCGAGCGCATCAGCGTGTACAAGGACATGGGCCTCGTCTCGCAGGTGTTCGACGAGTCGACCCTGAACTCGCTCACGGGGCACCTCGCGGTGGGCCACTGCCGCTACTCGACGACGGGCGCGAGCCACTGGGCCAACGCGCAGCCCACGCTCGGCGCAACCGCGTCCGGAACCGTGGCCCTCGCCCACAACGGCAACCTCACCAACACCGCCGAGCTCCGCGACATGATCGAGGAGCTCACGGGCGGCGAGCTCACGGGCGAGATGAAGCAGGGAAACACCTCGGACACGGCGCTCGTGACGGCGCTCCTGGCGGGCCAGAAGGGCCAGACGCTCGAGGAGACCGCCATGGAGCTGCTGCCGAAGATCCGCGGCGGCTTCTGCTTCGTCTTCATGGACGAGAACACGATCTACGCCGCGCGGGACACCTTCGGGATCCGGCCGCTGTGCCTGGGCCGCCTCGAGCGCGGCTGGGTGGTCGCGTCGGAGCAGTCCGCGCTGGCGACCGTGGGCGCGAGCTTCATCCGCGAGATCGAGCCGGGCGAGTTCATCGCGATCGACGAGAACGGCGTCCGCTCGCAGCGCTTCGGCAAGCCCACCCCGGCCGGGTGCGTCTTCGAGTACGTCTATCTGGCCCGCCCGGACGCGAGCATCGCGGGCCGCTCCGTGTACGAGTCCCGCGTCGAGATGGGCCGCCAGCTGGCCCGCGAGAACACCCACGACGCGGACATCGTCATCCCCGTCCCCGAGTCCGGCACCCCGGCCGCGGTGGGCTACGCGGAGGAGTCCGGCATCCCGTTCGCGCACGGCTTCGTCAAGAACGCCTACGTGGGCCGCACGTTCATCCAGCCGTCCCAGACCCTGCGCCAGCTCGGCATCCGGCTCAAGCTCAACGCGCTCGAGTCCGTGATCCGCGGCAAGCGCGTGGTCGTCGTGGACGACTCGATTGTGCGCGGCAACACCCAGCGCGCGATCGTGCGCATGCTGCGCGAGGCGGGCGCGGCCGAGGTCCACGTCAAGATCTCCTCGCCGCCCGTGAAGTGGCCATGCTTCTACGGCATCGACTTCGCCTCGCGCGCCGAGCTCATCGCCAACGGCGCCACGATCGAGGAGATCTCCCAGGCCATCGGCGCCGATTCCCTCGGGTACATCTCCGAGAACGGGATGATCGCCGCGACCCAGCAGCCGCGTGAGCGCCTCTGCACCGCGTGCTTCACGGGCACGTACCCGATCGAGCTGCCCAGCGCGGACAAGCTCGGGAAGAACCTGCTCGAGCGGCGGAACGGCACGGAGGGCGGAGCGCACGACGGCGCCGGCTTGCCGGACGCCGTCGGGTCGCCGGACGGCGACGCTCCCCTCGAACCGGTCACCGACGCCGAGGACGGGGGCCACCCGGGCTCGACCGGCTGCGACCCGGGCCCGGACTCGGAGTTCGAACCCCTGCTGACCGAGGCAGACAAGACGCCCGACGCCGTGAGGAAAGAGACCGTATGA